Genomic segment of Syntrophales bacterium:
CGTCTATTTCTTCCGCTTATCACGAACATAAAGGGCCTTTGAATTGGTGGTGCCTATTTGCCTTTCTTCCATGTCAAAAAGCTTTGTTGCAGAAACCAGCTCGCCCAACTTTCCATACCCGTAATTACGTGGGTCATACTCTGGTGTTTGTTTCGCTATATTACCGCCGACAGATGTATGATGAGCCCACCCGCTTTCATCGGAGGATGCTTCGTCTGCATTACGTAGCAGGCTTACCAGTTTTGTATCCTGTTTTA
This window contains:
- a CDS encoding OST-HTH/LOTUS domain-containing protein, translated to KQDTKLVSLLRNADEASSDESGWAHHTSVGGNIAKQTPEYDPRNYGYGKLGELVSATKLFDMEERQIGTTNSKALYVRDKRKK